TTAGCTCTGTTATCAAGAAATCACCTCCTAACAAAATTGGCGTTAGCAAAAGATGCTCCTATGGAGACTTTTTCTCCTACGCCGCAGGCTAAACCAAAAGTAGCAAGTTTCTGTGCATTATCCGATGAATCTACTGTTAGTTTAAATTTATTTCCTAAGAAATTTATGTTTTTGTACGGAATTTTTATAGGTTTGTGATTGGTTTTTTCTACGCTAAGTAAAAATGGGTCTGCTGTGATGTTTTCGCCATAATATTGTTTGTACTTTTTTTCTAATATGTCTTTTATACGGTTTTCTACATAAAGTAATTGATTGGTTTCAGGTAATTTATAACCTTCTTCAGTTGTGAGAATTAATGGTGTTATTAAGACTAGTTCTTCTATAGGTCGTTGTG
The genomic region above belongs to Natranaerovirga hydrolytica and contains:
- the cas6 gene encoding CRISPR-associated endoribonuclease Cas6, whose translation is MNYYELVTTVLLKKELSYLSSYETLSNFINKAMLKDNLLKEIHTNKKPTLYCFSSLYPVEKSKVYQKGRVYIFRLRSIDKKFISHLMATLKQTESETFNIINSELKTKSQRPIEELVLITPLILTTEEGYKLPETNQLLYVENRIKDILEKKYKQYYGENITADPFLLSVEKTNHKPIKIPYKNINFLGNKFKLTVDSSDNAQKLATFGLACGVGEKVSIGASFANANFVRR